The nucleotide sequence ATAAGAGATCATGTCTATTATAGGTGAGAGCAAAAGGTCTAAGATAAGTACGTATGATAATTCCTCTCATCAAGGTCATCTCCTTAGTTGAACATCTTTCAATTGatcgataattataattaaaatttaatcatatttataatatatcttatctagttAAGATATgatcatataaaataatattctctcactttgacccattaatttataaaatatacaaaataaataaaataaaatttatttaaaaataattttatttaattggaTTCTAATTTTTTTAGAAAACATTTTATACGTAcacacaaattttataaaataatccaataaacataataatatcaCAATAAGTATGATTATCAATATGAGTCATAATGATTATATATCATCATTGTCATACTTACTTTACTAGGATAATTCAAAATGAcccatataatttattttgtcaaGACAGTCCTATATTATAttgaatcataatatatatatatatatatatatatatatatatatatatatatatatataaacatgataataaaaataaataattttaattatttaaataaaaatatcatgctcAAACATATATTATCTTTAGACGAAGAGATGATCTATCATCTCTTAATAATGTTATATAATGTATGGTCTTTAAGatgttatatttatttaaaatgaaaGCAGAAGATCAAAGATAAATATTTAGAATAATCAATTttatcaagatcattttctaaaaaaaaattattataactatttatattttttattgactGATatctataatcaaaatttaatcataccTATAATATGATAACATAATCAAACAATTGAATCAACGGAGAGGACTAAAAACGCACCCCAAGGGAAATCCTTCTTCTGGATGCGGAGATATGGGTAAGGCTGCAAGAAAGATCGAACTTTTTGCCGTCAATCATCAACAAAAGCAAGTGGAGTTCCGAAATTAGATTAGACGAAGAGAACAAGAGCAACTACCGGAGGCTCGGGATGCTCGTGATGGCCCTTGGACAGATTATAGATCGAGAGGACAGCGCAGGTGACGATTCCCGCGATCGAGATCTTCTCCCATTTCTCCGCTTCATCTGCGGAATCGAACGAGAGTAACTGTCAATCCTACAAAATAAGAACCCCCCAAAGAGGAGATGACGAAGACAATAGGAACATCGATGGCTTACAGGTTTCGTCATAACGAGCGGCAGAGGAGAAGCTCCTGGTGCCGAGCTTGGCCGCGCGGCTGCAAAGGGAGGCGACGGATCGGAGGCTTGATTTCGCCATCGGCATCGGCATGAGACTTAGTTGAGTCTTTCTGTTACTCGCTTGCTAACAAGGCAGCGTCAATGTAATTTCGTCAGTGGAAGTCTCCCGCGCTCCCTCGCGCTCTCTGGAAAACTAGCGGTATTCTGTTCCTGCGGTGTATTATATAATGGAGAATGACAGCATATATGTTGTGAAATGTCATACTAATTTAGAATTATTTTAGAATAAAAAGCAATTTAAGATTCTATCATAGGATAAATGATATTTACGAGTTTTTCGCTAGTAATTAGAATTACAAGCCACGCCCGCGAGACCGCTGGTGTAGAAGCTTAAGTATAAACGGAATCTGGTTCAGCAGACCAATCACATCA is from Musa acuminata AAA Group cultivar baxijiao chromosome BXJ3-8, Cavendish_Baxijiao_AAA, whole genome shotgun sequence and encodes:
- the LOC135644675 gene encoding cytochrome c oxidase subunit 6a, mitochondrial-like isoform X1 → MPMPMAKSSLRSVASLCSRAAKLGTRSFSSAARYDETYEAEKWEKISIAGIVTCAVLSIYNLSKGHHEHPEPPPYPYLRIQKKDFPWVLNIPHSLLIKIPDSAASTSENIDIIIVGPEPLTEHIKKKSSKQ
- the LOC135644675 gene encoding cytochrome c oxidase subunit 6a, mitochondrial-like isoform X3, with translation MPMPMAKSSLRSVASLCSRAAKLGTRSFSSAARYDETYEAEKWEKISIAGIVTCAVLSIYNLSKGHHEHPEPPPYPYLRIQKKDFPWATSSAENSSSHTTADSKH
- the LOC135644675 gene encoding cytochrome c oxidase subunit 6a, mitochondrial-like isoform X4 — translated: MPMPMAKSSLRSVASLCSRAAKLGTRSFSSAARYDETYEAEKWEKISIAGIVTCAVLSIYNLSKGHHEHPEPPPYPYLRIQKKDFPWGPEPLTEHIKKKSSKQ
- the LOC135644675 gene encoding cytochrome c oxidase subunit 6a, mitochondrial-like isoform X2, producing the protein MPMPMAKSSLRSVASLCSRAAKLGTRSFSSAARYDETYEAEKWEKISIAGIVTCAVLSIYNLSKGHHEHPEPPPYPYLRIQKKDFPWVNGYCYLSAYNLELLLSYIFC